CTGCTTAATGGTTATTCCTTTGGCTTTAATAGCTGGAGCCATTAGAGATATTCCTTTTTTCTGGAGAATGATTGATTGTTCATTTGGTGTATTTGGTATTATTCCTCTCTATATTGTTTACAAATACATTAAAAAATTAGAGCATATTCGATGCTAACAAAGCAGAGTGTTTTTCAGGTGACTCTGATGTTCGTTCTTCAGTTGTTTTAACTTTTCCCCTCATCTGGTCTCTCAAAGATGAAGTTCAATGTCTCAGTGTCACTCAGCTTTATTGCTTTATGTCTTTTGCTTTGTAAAAGTGGAGACACTGAGGGGACAGAAGTTCAATCCCTCAGTGTCACACAGTTTTTTGTATTGTAAAAATGGAGAAACTGATGCTTAAGATGGCGATTTGGAATTCTAAAATACAGAAATATGAACTTTCATATTTTCATGCATAAACACATCTCCATTTTTACGTAAGGATTCTTCCTGTTTGCTTTCATCTTTTAGGAAAGCTTCCAGATACTTAGTGATTTCGGTCATTGTAATCGTCACTGTAGATCCATTAGAGATAGCCTCAGTAATGTAAGAGTGTAAAAGATTGTTATAGGCATTTTTAAAAATATCATGTGTCGCAAATATATCACAACCAATTACTTTATTACCTGAAACTGCAATCATCCCTACAACAGTAGGATCATGATCCCATGCCGAGTGGAAGACTGATAAATATGCTTGCATCTTATCCTTGTATTCTTTCGATTTTTCCAAGGCAGTATAAGCTCCTGTACTTGAACTTACACCATTGCTGGAATTAACTTGGCTGACGTTCGACCATACTTCGCCCTGATTTTTACTAATTACAGCAGCTTTTCTTACATTCTGACTCACACCATTTGAATAGCCTTCAAATTTTGTCCCTGATTCCTGAGCCGACCATCTGCCACGCTCAACACAAAAAGCTGAAATGTTTTTCTTTTCACCCGCTAGGATAATAACGTCTGAACCGATAATTCGGTCTTGTTTACCTCCCTTGATAATTTCTCCAGCCATCAGGTAAATGGTTTCCTTCGAGATATTTTGTGCGTATAAGGTATTAACAGTCCCTGAAGTGCTTACTTCTGTTACAACAATCTTGTTAAGCCTGATTGCGGATTCCAGATTGGTGAATTTACTGATGTCTTTATGAGCCGCTGTAAATACCTTATTGGCTTTAATGGGGTAAATCTTAATAAGATTGTCTGTTGAAGTTCTCAATTCCAGATATTGGGGTTGAAGATTTTGCAAATTATACTGTGCATGCAGACTCAGAACGGCCATTATCAGTAATAGTAGTATGCTTATTTTTTTCATGATTTTGATTTTAATATTTGAATAAATTTCAAAGGTTTAAATGGTCCTTATCTTTTCTTAAACAAGCCTTTTTTTGCCCGCTCTTCGTTTTCTTTTTTCCTTTTGTTTTCAATTTCTTTGCGGTCGTCCCATGCCTTTTTATTTGTTGATGAGTACCTTACTTTTAACGTATAAAAGAACTGGATTCTTGGAGCGACAAAGTCAGCATTCATAACCCTGTCAAATTGATTGTAAGGGATTTTGTTATAATAAATGGTCTCTTTCTTTTCCGTATGATTTACAATAAACCTAGTTTCATCTTCGTCTTTATCGTAGTTATTTATATTAACCTTTTGATTACTTCCACTAACGTAAACATTTACCGCACGGTCTTTTCTTTTCTTGGCAATTCTTACTTCTTCAATTGAACTCCCCGTATTGAATGCTGTATAACTTGCATATCTCTCCAATGGATAGGCTACATTAAAACCGTCCGACATATTTTCAACCTCCAGATGAAGTCCCATTTTTTCATATAGTTTTTCTTTCATTTTAATAACCAGACTGGCAGCTTCCATTAATGAGTCATATACCGCCTCAATATTTGACAAATTGTAGTCAACTTTTACAATGTCATAAATTTCAGCTTTAGCAACGTGAGAGATGATTTCAGAAAGCTTATCATGATTATAGAAAATAACATGGATGTTTTTCTTCATTTGAAAACCTGTGGGTATTTCATTTGCTGTATGGCTAAATTTCTTCTTCTCAAGCTTTATGGAATAAGTGGGTAGCATTGAAATTACATCAATATGGATATCACTAGCTTTAATACCCATTTGTTTCAATCCATTTTCAACCATGGCTAACCGAATATTCAATAGTGAATCTGTTTCAGTAGCCGTTTTCCCATTTTGTGTTGCACTAAATATGGCAACATAACTTGTTGGCTTCATGTTTATTAATACATCGGCCTGCAGAATAACATTTCGATTATCAGGTGCACTTATATTTACAAGTACTCTTTGTGGTTTAACCGCTTGAGGATTGTTGTAAATTACATTTCCTGCTGATTGTCCGAAGCTTGCATTTGCAATTAGTAGTGCCAGAACGCCTAAAATAATTTTTGTTTTCATTTGTTTTTTTTAAAATTGAATAAAATTTAATTTCGATTTTGAATCAAAACTAAGGGGCAAATCAGCTTCAAAAAAGCTACTTTTAGGGAGGACAATAAAGGAGTTAGGCTAGGGGGGATTTTTATTAGGCAAAAAAAAATAGCATGTTTTATTATTGTGAAATTGGAACTCAATGATAGATGGAGTCGGTAGTCAGAAAAGCATGTTGCATGAAAAAACTGAGAAAAACTAGCAATTAGGTAAGCCCCTAATCCAATTAGGCAAATAGAGTGTAGGTTGAGGGAAAGCATGATTCCATTGAGCTAAATACC
The Bacteroidota bacterium DNA segment above includes these coding regions:
- a CDS encoding SIMPL domain-containing protein codes for the protein MKTKIILGVLALLIANASFGQSAGNVIYNNPQAVKPQRVLVNISAPDNRNVILQADVLINMKPTSYVAIFSATQNGKTATETDSLLNIRLAMVENGLKQMGIKASDIHIDVISMLPTYSIKLEKKKFSHTANEIPTGFQMKKNIHVIFYNHDKLSEIISHVAKAEIYDIVKVDYNLSNIEAVYDSLMEAASLVIKMKEKLYEKMGLHLEVENMSDGFNVAYPLERYASYTAFNTGSSIEEVRIAKKRKDRAVNVYVSGSNQKVNINNYDKDEDETRFIVNHTEKKETIYYNKIPYNQFDRVMNADFVAPRIQFFYTLKVRYSSTNKKAWDDRKEIENKRKKENEERAKKGLFKKR